Proteins encoded together in one Thermococcus barophilus MP window:
- a CDS encoding RtcB family protein: MVPLKRIDQIRWEIPKFDKRMRVPGRVYADDVLIQKMRQDRTLEQAANVAMLPGIYKYSIVMPDGHQGYGFPIGGVAAFDAKEGVISPGGVGYDINCGVRLIRTNLTEKDVRPKIKQLIDTLFKNVPSGLGSKGRVRLQWTQLDDVLAEGAKWAVDNGYGWREDLERLEEGGGMEGANPSYVSDTAKRRGAPQLGSLGSGNHFLEVQVVDKVFDPEVAEVYGLFEGQVVVMVHTGSRGLGHQVASDYLRIMEKANRKYRIPWPDRELVSVPFQSEEGQRYFSAMKAAANFAWANRQMITHWVRESFEEVFRQKAEDLGMHIVYDVAHNIAKLEEHEVDGRKVKVVVHRKGATRAFPPGHEAVPRIYRDVGQPVLIPGSMGTASYVLAGTEGAMKEAFGSTCHGAGRVLSRKAATRQYRGDRLRNELMQRGIYIRAASLRVVAEEAPGAYKNVDNVVNVVAKAGIAKLVARMRPIGVAKG; the protein is encoded by the coding sequence ATGGTTCCATTGAAAAGGATAGATCAGATAAGATGGGAGATACCCAAGTTTGACAAGAGAATGAGGGTTCCCGGGAGAGTCTATGCAGATGATGTTTTAATTCAAAAAATGCGTCAAGATAGAACACTTGAGCAAGCTGCGAATGTAGCCATGCTTCCTGGAATTTACAAGTATTCTATAGTCATGCCAGATGGTCATCAGGGATATGGTTTCCCAATTGGTGGTGTTGCGGCTTTTGACGCCAAAGAAGGAGTTATCAGCCCAGGTGGAGTGGGCTATGACATCAACTGTGGAGTGAGGTTAATCAGAACAAACCTTACCGAGAAGGATGTAAGACCAAAGATCAAGCAACTCATTGATACGCTCTTCAAGAACGTTCCAAGCGGATTGGGTAGCAAAGGAAGGGTCAGGCTTCAGTGGACCCAGCTTGATGACGTTTTAGCAGAGGGTGCAAAGTGGGCAGTTGACAACGGCTACGGATGGAGAGAGGACTTGGAGAGACTGGAAGAAGGAGGGGGAATGGAAGGAGCAAACCCCTCTTACGTAAGTGATACAGCAAAGAGAAGAGGTGCACCACAGCTTGGCTCTCTTGGCAGCGGAAATCACTTCCTTGAGGTGCAAGTTGTGGACAAGGTATTCGATCCAGAAGTGGCTGAGGTTTACGGCCTTTTCGAGGGGCAAGTGGTTGTGATGGTTCACACAGGATCAAGAGGTTTGGGTCATCAGGTTGCAAGCGACTATCTCAGAATTATGGAAAAAGCCAACAGAAAATACAGGATCCCATGGCCAGACAGAGAACTTGTCAGCGTCCCGTTCCAAAGCGAGGAGGGACAGAGATACTTCAGTGCTATGAAAGCTGCTGCAAACTTCGCTTGGGCAAACAGGCAGATGATCACCCACTGGGTAAGGGAGAGCTTTGAAGAAGTGTTCAGACAAAAAGCTGAAGATCTTGGGATGCACATTGTTTATGATGTTGCCCACAACATAGCCAAGCTTGAGGAGCATGAGGTAGATGGAAGAAAAGTTAAGGTTGTTGTTCACAGAAAAGGTGCTACAAGGGCATTCCCACCTGGGCATGAGGCGGTGCCAAGGATTTACAGAGACGTCGGGCAGCCGGTGCTTATTCCTGGTTCAATGGGAACCGCAAGCTATGTCTTAGCTGGAACCGAAGGGGCAATGAAAGAAGCATTTGGTTCAACATGCCACGGCGCTGGAAGAGTTCTCAGCAGAAAAGCCGCTACAAGGCAGTACAGAGGGGACAGGCTTAGAAATGAGCTCATGCAGAGAGGAATCTACATCAGGGCAGCGAGTCTAAGGGTTGTCGCTGAAGAGGCTCCGGGGGCTTATAAGAACGTTGACAACGTCGTCAATGTCGTTGCAAAGGCAGGAATTGCAAAGCTGGTTGCAAGGATGAGACCTATTGGAGTTGCCAAGGGCTGA
- the panB gene encoding 3-methyl-2-oxobutanoate hydroxymethyltransferase: MREITPRKIMEMKGKEKIAMVTAYDYPSALIADKAGIDIIFIGDSLGMVVYGEPNTLNVSMEQMIYHTRAVAKAVKRALVLADMPFMSYEVSIEEGLRNAARLIQAGADAVKIEGGYDHKKLVKRLVRAGIPVMGHTGLTPQRYLRLGGYRLIGETEEEIEEILRDAKALEKSGAFAVVLEFVLADVAKLVTEEVKIPTIGIGSGPYVDGQVLVWHDLLGIYENVPPFVKKYANLGSMIQLALEEYRTDVKEGKFPEPKHYWEFLDKEEFEKKKKRAIEKLMRNSLEFFDD, from the coding sequence ATGAGGGAGATAACTCCAAGGAAGATTATGGAGATGAAGGGAAAAGAAAAAATTGCCATGGTGACAGCTTATGATTATCCTTCAGCACTGATAGCAGATAAAGCGGGAATTGACATTATTTTTATTGGAGATTCCCTCGGCATGGTAGTTTACGGCGAGCCAAATACTTTAAATGTCTCTATGGAGCAGATGATTTACCACACGAGGGCTGTTGCTAAAGCCGTTAAGAGGGCCTTAGTCTTGGCAGATATGCCCTTTATGAGCTATGAAGTGAGCATTGAGGAAGGGCTTAGAAACGCGGCAAGGCTCATTCAGGCAGGTGCTGATGCTGTGAAAATTGAAGGGGGTTATGATCACAAGAAGCTTGTTAAAAGGCTTGTGAGGGCTGGGATTCCAGTAATGGGACACACCGGTTTAACACCCCAACGCTATCTCCGTTTAGGTGGCTACCGCCTGATAGGCGAAACTGAAGAGGAGATCGAGGAAATCCTTAGGGATGCAAAAGCTTTGGAGAAATCGGGGGCATTTGCTGTTGTTCTGGAGTTTGTACTTGCAGATGTGGCAAAACTTGTAACGGAAGAAGTTAAGATACCAACGATTGGAATTGGCTCCGGACCATATGTTGATGGGCAGGTTTTGGTCTGGCATGATCTTTTGGGAATTTATGAAAATGTTCCACCATTTGTCAAAAAATATGCCAACTTGGGAAGCATGATTCAGCTTGCCCTTGAAGAATACAGAACCGATGTGAAGGAGGGCAAGTTCCCAGAACCGAAACACTACTGGGAGTTTTTAGATAAGGAAGAGTTTGAAAAGAAGAAAAAGAGGGCAATTGAAAAACTCATGAGAAACTCATTAGAGTTCTTTGATGACTAA
- the tuf gene encoding translation elongation factor EF-1 subunit alpha, translating to MAKEKPHVNIVFIGHVDHGKSTMIGRLLFDTANIPEQIIKKFEEMGEKGKSFKFAWVMDRLKEERERGITIDVAHTKFETPHRYITIIDAPGHRDFVKNMITGASQADAAVLVVAATDGVMPQTKEHAFLARTLGINHIIVCINKMDMVNYDEKRFKEVAAQVEKLLKMLGYKNFPIIPTSAWEGDNVVKKSDKMPWYKGPTLIEALDQIPEPPKPVDKPLRIPIQDVYSIKGVGTVPVGRVETGKLKVGDVVIFEPASTIFHKPIQGEVKSIEMHHEPLQEALPGDNIGFNVRGVSKNDIKRGDVAGHPDKAPTVVRPKDTFKAQIIVLNHPTAITVGYTPVLHAHTTQVAVRFEQLLAKLDPRTGNIVEQNPQFIKTGDSAIVILRPTKPMVIEPVKEIPQLGRFAIRDMGQTVAAGMVISIQKGE from the coding sequence ATGGCAAAGGAGAAGCCACACGTTAATATTGTGTTTATCGGACACGTCGACCACGGTAAGAGCACCATGATTGGAAGACTGCTCTTCGACACAGCCAACATTCCAGAGCAGATCATTAAGAAGTTCGAGGAGATGGGTGAAAAGGGTAAGTCATTCAAGTTCGCTTGGGTCATGGACAGGCTCAAGGAAGAGAGGGAAAGAGGTATTACAATTGACGTCGCTCATACCAAGTTCGAGACCCCACACAGATACATTACAATCATTGACGCTCCAGGTCACAGAGACTTCGTTAAGAACATGATCACCGGTGCTTCACAGGCTGACGCTGCAGTTCTCGTCGTTGCAGCCACAGACGGTGTCATGCCACAGACCAAGGAGCACGCATTCCTTGCAAGAACACTTGGTATCAACCACATAATTGTCTGTATAAACAAGATGGATATGGTTAACTACGACGAGAAGAGGTTCAAAGAAGTTGCCGCTCAGGTCGAGAAGCTCCTCAAGATGCTCGGCTACAAGAACTTCCCAATCATCCCAACATCAGCATGGGAAGGTGACAATGTCGTTAAGAAGAGCGACAAGATGCCATGGTACAAGGGGCCAACACTCATCGAGGCACTTGATCAGATTCCAGAGCCACCAAAGCCCGTCGATAAACCACTCAGAATCCCAATCCAGGATGTTTACTCAATTAAGGGTGTCGGTACAGTCCCAGTCGGTAGAGTTGAGACAGGTAAGCTTAAGGTCGGTGATGTAGTCATCTTCGAGCCAGCCAGTACAATCTTCCACAAGCCAATACAGGGTGAAGTCAAGAGCATTGAGATGCACCACGAGCCACTCCAAGAGGCTCTTCCAGGTGACAACATCGGATTCAACGTCAGAGGTGTCAGCAAGAACGACATTAAGAGAGGTGACGTCGCTGGACACCCAGACAAGGCTCCAACAGTTGTCAGACCAAAGGACACATTCAAGGCTCAGATTATCGTCCTCAACCACCCAACAGCCATTACCGTTGGTTACACACCAGTTCTCCACGCACACACCACACAGGTTGCCGTTAGATTTGAACAGCTCCTTGCAAAGCTTGATCCAAGAACAGGTAACATCGTTGAGCAGAACCCACAGTTCATCAAGACCGGTGACTCAGCTATCGTTATCCTCAGACCAACCAAGCCAATGGTCATCGAGCCAGTTAAGGAGATTCCACAGCTCGGTAGATTCGCTATCAGAGACATGGGTCAAACAGTCGCTGCTGGTATGGTCATATCCATTCAGAAGGGCGAGTGA
- a CDS encoding DMT family transporter, which translates to MNQEAKGTLFAFIALILVGIEPVVIKSNPVNPLSFAAFSALFASLILWVMILPSGKWKELKESPEHLHKAFLVGLFGTALAYIAYSYGARMSTAINASLITRSEVLYSFVLSYLFLRERITKKQLVLSLIILLGIVLVITQGRFIEPKRGDVLLLLTPLFWQIGHTIAKQLKYSPYLIATLRNTFGGLILLVLALSLDLEFTKLAVVEGVIIALTQVLWYSAIRLINLSKATAIITPAPAVAIGLSILLGENFTVYHAVGFILIMIGTLGVSKIKSERR; encoded by the coding sequence ATGAATCAAGAAGCCAAGGGAACACTGTTTGCTTTCATCGCACTAATCCTTGTAGGAATTGAACCAGTTGTTATTAAATCAAATCCAGTTAACCCTCTCAGCTTTGCAGCGTTTTCTGCATTGTTTGCCTCTTTGATATTGTGGGTAATGATTTTGCCCTCAGGCAAATGGAAAGAGCTAAAAGAAAGCCCCGAGCATCTTCATAAAGCTTTTCTTGTGGGCCTTTTTGGAACCGCTTTGGCATACATTGCGTACTCATATGGCGCCAGAATGAGCACGGCAATAAATGCATCTCTGATAACAAGGAGTGAGGTATTGTATTCGTTTGTCCTTTCATACCTATTCCTAAGGGAAAGGATAACTAAAAAGCAGCTTGTCCTTTCGCTGATAATTCTTTTGGGGATAGTCCTTGTAATAACTCAGGGAAGATTTATAGAGCCTAAGAGAGGGGATGTATTGCTTTTGCTAACACCATTATTCTGGCAGATCGGACACACAATTGCCAAACAGTTGAAGTACTCCCCATATTTAATAGCTACCCTCAGAAACACATTTGGGGGACTGATTCTTTTAGTTTTGGCTCTAAGTCTTGATTTAGAATTTACAAAACTTGCTGTAGTTGAGGGAGTGATAATTGCGCTAACTCAAGTTTTGTGGTACTCAGCAATAAGACTCATCAACCTCTCAAAGGCTACTGCAATAATAACACCAGCACCAGCCGTTGCCATTGGACTGTCAATACTTCTTGGGGAGAATTTTACGGTGTATCATGCTGTGGGCTTTATTCTGATAATGATAGGAACCCTGGGAGTTTCAAAAATTAAGAGTGAACGGCGTTAG
- the rpsJ gene encoding 30S ribosomal protein S10 has translation MQKARIKLASTNIKSLNEVADQIKQIAERTGVRMSGPIPLPTKRIRITTRKSPDGEGTATFDRFELRVHKRLIDIEADERAMRQIMRIRVPEDVTIEIELIS, from the coding sequence ATGCAAAAAGCAAGAATCAAGCTTGCAAGCACCAATATAAAGTCCCTTAATGAGGTAGCTGATCAAATCAAGCAAATTGCAGAGAGAACAGGAGTTAGGATGAGCGGTCCTATACCACTCCCAACAAAGAGAATCAGGATAACAACAAGGAAAAGTCCGGATGGTGAGGGAACTGCAACCTTTGATAGATTTGAGCTCAGAGTTCACAAAAGGCTTATTGACATTGAGGCTGATGAGAGGGCTATGAGGCAGATAATGAGGATTCGCGTTCCTGAAGACGTAACAATCGAAATCGAGCTTATCTCATGA
- a CDS encoding archease, with product MRKWEHYEHTADIGIRGYGRTLEEAFENVAIALFDVMVDVEKVEPKEVREIEVSGEDLYALLYNFLEELLILHDTEGLVFSDFEVKIEKTKEGYRLKAKAYGESLDYGKHEPKEEVKAITYHDMKIEQLEDGTWIVQLVPDL from the coding sequence ATGAGAAAGTGGGAGCATTATGAACATACCGCAGATATAGGAATTAGAGGATACGGAAGAACTCTTGAAGAAGCTTTTGAGAATGTTGCCATAGCACTGTTTGACGTAATGGTAGATGTGGAAAAAGTCGAACCAAAAGAAGTGAGAGAGATTGAAGTTAGCGGTGAGGATTTGTATGCTCTGCTCTACAACTTCCTTGAGGAGCTCTTAATTCTCCATGATACTGAAGGGCTTGTATTTTCAGACTTTGAAGTCAAGATTGAGAAAACCAAAGAGGGGTACAGGCTCAAAGCCAAAGCTTATGGAGAGTCCTTAGATTATGGAAAACATGAACCCAAGGAGGAGGTTAAGGCAATAACATATCATGACATGAAGATTGAGCAGTTGGAAGATGGAACTTGGATTGTCCAATTGGTGCCGGATCTGTAA